Part of the Catalinimonas alkaloidigena genome is shown below.
GGAAATTATCAAGAAGCTAAAGACCTCATTGATCACCTCATGGTAGTAAACCCAAGTTTTCATGAGGCGTATTATACCCGTGCTTATTGTAATTATCGGCTAGGAAATTATGAAGATGCTTCAAAAGATATCACTGCTTTTTTATCTACTGGCCAAACTAAGGAAGGGGAAGCTTATTTGATGCAAGCATTGGTGGCTGATAAGCTACACCATTCAGAAGAGGCATGTATTGCCATAAAAAAAGCTTCTCATCACGATGTGAGAGAAGCTATTAAACTTAAAATGAAATACTGCCTGTAGTGACTATCTATTGAATAGCACGGCGGTTACAGATATTTCTTATCATATCATAAGCTTTTAAATCACCTAATTCGCCTGCCTTGCTAAGGTCAAGGCAGCCTTCTTGCATTAGCCCATGTTCTATGCGTAACACACCTCTGAGAAAGTAGGCATCAATATTTTTAGGGTGAATCTGTAGTATTTTTGTACAGTCATTGATAGCATCCTTGTAGGCCTCTAATTCTCGGCGTGCTTGTCCTCTTTGGTAATAGGCATTTACATGATTTTCGTTGAGTTTAATAGCTTCCCCAAAATCCTCAATGGCACCGTAGTAATCCTGAAGCGAGAATTTAATGCTACCCCGTTCATAATACGCTTCTGCATATTCAGGGTTGATCTCTAGTACCATGTTGTAATCCTTCATAGCACCATGGTAATCTTCAAATATTTTTTTAGTATTACCGCGAAAAAAATAAGCGTGATAGCGTAATGAGTCAGCATCTATAGCCTTATTGAAGTTTATTAGTGCTTCTTTATACATCCCTTCCCCAAATAGCTTTCTTCCTTTCTCTACATACGCTGTAACCTCTTCTTGCGCTCTGGCCCCAAATATGACTGAGATAGATAGAGCTAAAGCTAAATATAATTTTCCAAGCATATCTCTATGTTTTTTAATAGTAACATGCTAGCAAAGTACTATAAAATAGTCCTTAAATTAAAGTTGTATGAGTTCTACTAAGAGCATATGTAATATTTGAAATCAAATTTAGATTATATCCAACCAATTAATACCCTTACGTAAATATTTTTGTGTGGTATGTTCTTTACTACCTTCTATTGGCTGATGGCTGTAGATCCAATTCGCTTGTGGAGGAAGACTCATTAAAATAGATTCGGTACGTCCCTGAGTATCAAGGCCAAATTTAGTCCCCTTATCCCAAACCAGGTTAAATTCTACATAGCGTCCTCTTCTGACCAACTGCCATTCTTTTTCACGCTCTTCAAAAGGCAAATTTTTATTTTTATGGATCAAGTATGTATAAATAGGCGAAAAAGCATTGCCTACATCCTGTACAAAGTGAAATAGTTGCTCCAAACTCATTTCTTTTGAAGGAGATAACCTATCAAAAAAAATCCCTCCTACTCCTCTGGTTTCCTGTCGGTGTCTTACATAAAAATAATCATCAGCCCATGCTTTAAATTTTGTATAGTACTCGGGGTGATGCTTATCGCATATTTTCTTTAGTTCTTTGTGAAAATACTGAGCATCAGACAGATCTATATAATGAGGAGTGAGGTCAATACCACCACCAAACCAACTGGTGCCATTTTCCATTTCAAAGTAACGAACGTTCATATGGATAATGGGTACCATAGGACTTAGCGGATGCATGACAATGGAGACACCAGTGGCATAAAAATCTGTTTCAGAGAGTTGGAGAGCCTTTAATATTTTTTCTGGGGTTTTGCCATGAACCGCTGAAAATGCTACTCCTCCTTTCTCAATAACATCACCCTGAATAATGCGAGTTCTACCGCCGCCGCCGCCTTCTCGTTTCCAGCGGTCTTCTATGAATTTACCACCATCGGCCTTTTCCAATTGATTACATATATTGTCTTGTAAGGACATGAACCAATTTGTGATCTCTTCTTTATTGTACATAAGGTTTGATGCTTTTAACGGTTAGATGAAAGGGCCCTTCCTGTTGCTCAGAGATAAGAAAACCAACCATAGAAATACGAGAAGGATCAAAACTTTCCTCGACTTTTCTACCCCGAATAGATGCTTCAAGTTCTAAAAATGGTATATGAACTATTTGCTCGGTTGTACATGAGTGAAAACGGGCTTGAAAACGAGGGCTTTTTGGAGTGAGTTGATTGGCCAGGTTTAGTTTATAGGACTTATTATCTCCAATAATCACAATACTAAGCCCCTGATATGCTTGTAAGTTAATTGTTGGCAAAATCTCATAGCGCACCGAAGCAAAGCCTCCATTATTTTTCAAAGATAGTTCACCTGACCACTCTAGGTGATTGTTATGATTTTGGTAAGCTGTACTCTTTGAAATACCTCCCATGATAGTATCATTGATGCATTTCCAATCTGCCTGATACTGTGGGTTAGAAAGAAAAAAAAAGTCATTATCCATACTATGGTTATTGTTCAGAACCAGATAGGTGCCAATATTAGGATGAAGAACGTTGATTGCAAATTATGTAGAGAAGACATTTGAAATCATTTCAATGACAGTTACCAACGAAAAGGTTATTCCTGGCCTGGCATAGCCATAAATAATAGATATAGCGTATAAAATACTTTACCTGTCTGCTTTGTGCTCAGGTATATTTGATGTTGTTTTATCAGTGACTTCCAAAAAAATGTCATCTACTATTCCCAAGGTTTCGCCTTCTATCTTTAATGGTGCAGACATCATTCCACAGGAGTTATTTGAAATAAACACAGAATATTCACCCGGTTCACTTACAGTGCATAGATGACTGGATTCTTCGTCAAGAGGCTCCCCATTTTTAAACCAACGATACTTGTATGAAGGCTTCTCATTAGCTTGCAGCACTATTTTACGTTGCTTGCTATCTTTATCGTGTATCTGTACATCAGCTTCAAAAGTTGAAAAGGTATCAAAAGCAACTGGCCGTGACCATTTGCTGTTTGTAAAAGCGTTATATGCTTTTACTCTGCAGAAATAAGCGCTATCTTCTTCCAGGCCATTAACAACTGTATGAGAAGCATCAGCGATCACGGTATCTTGTACTATTAGTTCTTTCCCATGCTCGTAGGTATAGACCTGAAAGTGAAAATTTTCTACAGCAGGGGTCTTGATCCATTGAAATAAATATTCACCACATACATTAAGCTGGAGGGAGTCAGGGGTGCTTACAAACTGTGGAGCAGGAATACTATGGGCTACGGTAATATCGTCTACGTAAATTCCTCCCTTGAGATTGCCAGTTCCTGTAAATTTTCTGTCTCCTGACTGCTGAAAACGTATCACATACACCTCAGAAAAATGAATGTTGGAAGTGATGGCAAGTGAGTCCAGGTTTAGAGAATAAGCTTGATATCTCCCTTTAGCCTCAGGAAGGTTCCATGCTTTTTTGAAATTTCTTCCTCCATCACTACTAAGCCATATACCATCCTCATCATCAACAATATCATAGTTATTATAAAGCGAGAAATTAAGTCGTAAGTCTTGCTGGCTGTTCAGATCAAGATTGAGATCTATGGCATTGGTAGTTTGTTTTCCGTCTTCAGCCCTGCCTAAAGCAAGACCTTTAGAGTTTTTGTAGCCTACTGAATCCAAGACTTTGACGAAGCCTCCTGGTTTTATATGCTGAACTGAAGCTGTCAGCATCGGGTTTCCGAAATGCCAGTATGTACCCAGTGAGTCTTCGAAGCTTTCTGAAAAAGGAACCTTATGGTAAGTAAGCTCCACCGGATCCACGATGCTGATATTATCCAGATAGATACCATCACTAATAGTACGTGTTCCTTCAAAATCATCATCATCGTATTGTTGAAAACGAATAACAAAATTTCGCGTTAAATTCAGGTTTTGTTTTTTCGCTAACTGGAAGATATTGAGCGAAAGAATATCCCCAAACCGGCCGTCAGCCCAGTTATCGCAATCAAAATCAAAAACTTTTTTGAAGCTTTTACCCCCATTACTACTAAAGAAAATTCCATCTAACTCGTGAGATTCATCGTAATTATCATAAAAGTCAAAATTGAGAGAAGCCTCATTATGCCCTTCCAAATTTATGAATAGGTCTAAAGCATTGGTAGTGTAGTTTTTATCAGTATTGCTCCCTAACCTTACGGCCCTGTTTCCATCCTGCATAGCTACTATTTCCACTATGCCATTTGGCTTTACGTCACCATCATATGATGCAAATCCTACTTGCCAGTAAGGAGCAAATTCCTTATCATCAAAGTTTTCGTATAAGGGAAGCGAAGTAAAGACGGGAGGATCATTGTAAACATATATATTATCTATCATCAGCCCATCACTAGAGAGCCTGCTGCCTTCAAAGTCATCATCATCATGCTGCTGAAATCTGATTACAAAGCGCTCATTTGTTTTTAGACCGTATTTTTTAGCCAGCTCATTAATATCAAGGGGGGGGAGAGAGCCGAAATGATCGTCACTCCAATGGTCAGGATTAAAAGCGTAAACTTTGTTGAAAGATAAACCTCCATTGTCGCTGAAAAATATGCCATCTGCCGCATTTGTCTCATCCCGATTGTCATATATATCAAACCGAAGTTTGGCATGATGGTAGGATGCTAAGTTGAGATGTATGTCCAGTGCATTGGTAGCCGGGCTTTTATCAATCTTACTGCCCATGCGAAGTACGTTTCCTCTAAGGCTGTCAAACGATACAATATCTATGAGAGAGGCGGGAGACACCACACCCGTACTATCTGATAAGCCAGGACTGCCAATGAGTGTAGTAGGTGACATCTGTAATAATTTATCGTCAGAGAAGTCTTCAGAAAAAGGGAGTGAGGCATATGTGATATCATAACTTGTTACAGATACATGGTCTAGATAAATACCATCGCTAAACTCCTGCCCTCCATTAAAGTCATCTTTACCATATTGCTGAAAACGGATAATGCTTTGTTCGCTTGGTAAAATACCTTTTGCTCTGGCTAGTGCATTCAGGTGTAGTGGTGGTAATGAAGAGCTATACTTCTGAGGCCATTTTTCAAATTCAAAAGTAAAGATTTTCTCAAAAGTAACTCCTCCGTCAACACTTAGAAAGATTCCATCCTGTACGTGAGATTCTTCATGGTTGCTGTAAACCATAAATTTTAGCATAAACTGATGGTCGCCGGATAGGTCTATGGGTAAGTCTAGCCGGTTAAGGGTATGCGTATCGTCTTTACTTTTACCCATGCGTACTGCATAGTTACCTTCCAAACCTTCGGTAGGAAAAACCTCAATTACTCCGTTTTGTTGACCTGGGTTGATTTGCCATTGAGGAAGAAAGCTTCCATTTTCAAAGTTGTCAGAAAAAATGACCTGTTGACCCAGAATACTATTATAGCTCAGGAGTAGAAAAGCGAGGGTTAATCTCGCCATTTTTATTTTTGAGTAGACTGTCATCACTACTATTTTCAAAAATGGTAAAAACCTTACATAGGTTATGTTTAACAAATATAATAATAAATATATTAAATTGCGTTAATCTAATAGATAAAATATATTAATTATGTACTCGAATGATATATTTATATGGTATATACTGTAAACTGCAGTAGTTAAGCTATTAAAACATCATGAATTTACAGAGAATGAGAGTAAATCTCAACGAAAAAGCACACATGTAATAACTAAATGTTATAAGTAAGAGCTGATAAAAAAATTAGAAAGGGTATCCAATACCGATGTTGAACACACCATGAGAGACCTCATCCCAAACGTCAAACTTCTGACCGATCCAACGCTGTCCCGCATCACGAGCAGGGTCATACATTTTTACACCATAGTCGAAGCGGATGATTAAGAATGAGAAATCCAGTCTTAAGCCTAAGCCAGAACCAACAGCAATCTGCTTATAAAAAGAATCTAACTCAAAATTGGCGGCCGGACGAGATTGTGTTTCATAAAAAAGCCAAACATTACCTGCATCTATGAAAAAGGCTCCACTTACAAAACCAAATAGTTCTCTTCTGAGCTCTACACTAGCTTCTAACAGGATTTCTCCGGGTTGCTCATTGTTATAAACGAAATAGCCATCTTCATCAACAGGTGTCTGAGGAGGGGATCCTCCGGGACCTAGACGTCTGGGTCTCCAGGCTCTGATGCTATTACTTCCACCGGCAAAAAAGTATTTTTCGTAAGGAAGCACGTTCCCCGTAGTATCACCATAGGGGACTGCCACTCCGATATTCAAGCGGTATGCAAGGTCAGAAGTTCTTGAGATAGGAATATACTTACGATAGTCGGTATTAACTTTTACATATTTGAAATATTCCAGTCCTCTGTCAGTGACTATGTCAGGGTTAATAAAGTTAAATATGGTTCCTCCGCTCTCCAGATATAATTTAAGGTAAGATGCACTATTCTTTCTGTCTGCATAATTACCATAATTGTTGAAATTAAAGATGGTTGAGAAGTTAATGCTACTTACAAAGGATGGCTCAAACGAACGGCTTAGAGGAATACCTAGTGAATCCTGCGTATCCAAAATGTTTTGAAATGCATCACTGATATTTCTTGAATCTATCAGGTTAATATCTACCGGGGTAAACGTATAACTTATTTTCTGCTGCTTCTGCCAGGTATAAGAAAGTGAGGTATTGAAGTTTGTTCTCACATATTCCTGTCGGTCGGTGTAATTGTAGCCCGTCTGTAGTCGTGTACGTGGGTTTAATACGCCAAAATGTGACTTCCATTCTTCCGGTAGCGGAAAGATAAACTGAGGAAAAGTAACTGACAGATTACCACCTGCGTCAACACTGCGGTAAGCTCCCTGGCCTTCTGTACCTGAGGGAGGAGGTACACCTTCAATACCCGCTCTGGCATTGAGTTCCATGATTTCAAGCCCTCCAAACACATTTCTTATTTTGAGAGATGAGTTGATAAAAGGCCCTGGTAAGCCCTGGCTTACGTTAAGTCCTACCTCATTTGAGGTCT
Proteins encoded:
- a CDS encoding CIA30 family protein, with the translated sequence MDNDFFFLSNPQYQADWKCINDTIMGGISKSTAYQNHNNHLEWSGELSLKNNGGFASVRYEILPTINLQAYQGLSIVIIGDNKSYKLNLANQLTPKSPRFQARFHSCTTEQIVHIPFLELEASIRGRKVEESFDPSRISMVGFLISEQQEGPFHLTVKSIKPYVQ
- a CDS encoding fibronectin type III domain-containing protein, which gives rise to MARLTLAFLLLSYNSILGQQVIFSDNFENGSFLPQWQINPGQQNGVIEVFPTEGLEGNYAVRMGKSKDDTHTLNRLDLPIDLSGDHQFMLKFMVYSNHEESHVQDGIFLSVDGGVTFEKIFTFEFEKWPQKYSSSLPPLHLNALARAKGILPSEQSIIRFQQYGKDDFNGGQEFSDGIYLDHVSVTSYDITYASLPFSEDFSDDKLLQMSPTTLIGSPGLSDSTGVVSPASLIDIVSFDSLRGNVLRMGSKIDKSPATNALDIHLNLASYHHAKLRFDIYDNRDETNAADGIFFSDNGGLSFNKVYAFNPDHWSDDHFGSLPPLDINELAKKYGLKTNERFVIRFQQHDDDDFEGSRLSSDGLMIDNIYVYNDPPVFTSLPLYENFDDKEFAPYWQVGFASYDGDVKPNGIVEIVAMQDGNRAVRLGSNTDKNYTTNALDLFINLEGHNEASLNFDFYDNYDESHELDGIFFSSNGGKSFKKVFDFDCDNWADGRFGDILSLNIFQLAKKQNLNLTRNFVIRFQQYDDDDFEGTRTISDGIYLDNISIVDPVELTYHKVPFSESFEDSLGTYWHFGNPMLTASVQHIKPGGFVKVLDSVGYKNSKGLALGRAEDGKQTTNAIDLNLDLNSQQDLRLNFSLYNNYDIVDDEDGIWLSSDGGRNFKKAWNLPEAKGRYQAYSLNLDSLAITSNIHFSEVYVIRFQQSGDRKFTGTGNLKGGIYVDDITVAHSIPAPQFVSTPDSLQLNVCGEYLFQWIKTPAVENFHFQVYTYEHGKELIVQDTVIADASHTVVNGLEEDSAYFCRVKAYNAFTNSKWSRPVAFDTFSTFEADVQIHDKDSKQRKIVLQANEKPSYKYRWFKNGEPLDEESSHLCTVSEPGEYSVFISNNSCGMMSAPLKIEGETLGIVDDIFLEVTDKTTSNIPEHKADR
- the hemF gene encoding oxygen-dependent coproporphyrinogen oxidase; amino-acid sequence: MYNKEEITNWFMSLQDNICNQLEKADGGKFIEDRWKREGGGGGRTRIIQGDVIEKGGVAFSAVHGKTPEKILKALQLSETDFYATGVSIVMHPLSPMVPIIHMNVRYFEMENGTSWFGGGIDLTPHYIDLSDAQYFHKELKKICDKHHPEYYTKFKAWADDYFYVRHRQETRGVGGIFFDRLSPSKEMSLEQLFHFVQDVGNAFSPIYTYLIHKNKNLPFEEREKEWQLVRRGRYVEFNLVWDKGTKFGLDTQGRTESILMSLPPQANWIYSHQPIEGSKEHTTQKYLRKGINWLDII
- a CDS encoding tetratricopeptide repeat protein; translation: MLGKLYLALALSISVIFGARAQEEVTAYVEKGRKLFGEGMYKEALINFNKAIDADSLRYHAYFFRGNTKKIFEDYHGAMKDYNMVLEINPEYAEAYYERGSIKFSLQDYYGAIEDFGEAIKLNENHVNAYYQRGQARRELEAYKDAINDCTKILQIHPKNIDAYFLRGVLRIEHGLMQEGCLDLSKAGELGDLKAYDMIRNICNRRAIQ
- a CDS encoding BamA/TamA family outer membrane protein, yielding MKSFLAINTVPIYRILKSISLTLLTGLLLSSCLGTRYLDEGEYLLYKQNIKKANKVNEDDLSDFYRQEPNRKFPVIPFTPFVWIYHIGQDFYDEEELREDKQDVIDKYNTKIEKAEKEKKIQRLEKKKEKKTNKIDRKLEEGNLLMRWGEPLSIYDSSQAEITRQQMENYLHTKGYFNGSVDHGTTLEGRKITSNYTINERLPYSIDTITYLIQDSVIRRLIHESFDERLVREGQVYDQEKLSQERERIETLLRNNGFYDFSRQYVEYEVDSTISEREVRINTLIREPAKRGYHKRFKIDSVIFVTDSDIGTDRTLGLRKSSEHNNIVYRYYEYQYYKKILDRRIFIYPDSLYSLEESLQTQRQLSNLDVFKFININYDTTGNHFVARVYASPLKKYQTSNEVGLNVSQGLPGPFINSSLKIRNVFGGLEIMELNARAGIEGVPPPSGTEGQGAYRSVDAGGNLSVTFPQFIFPLPEEWKSHFGVLNPRTRLQTGYNYTDRQEYVRTNFNTSLSYTWQKQQKISYTFTPVDINLIDSRNISDAFQNILDTQDSLGIPLSRSFEPSFVSSINFSTIFNFNNYGNYADRKNSASYLKLYLESGGTIFNFINPDIVTDRGLEYFKYVKVNTDYRKYIPISRTSDLAYRLNIGVAVPYGDTTGNVLPYEKYFFAGGSNSIRAWRPRRLGPGGSPPQTPVDEDGYFVYNNEQPGEILLEASVELRRELFGFVSGAFFIDAGNVWLFYETQSRPAANFELDSFYKQIAVGSGLGLRLDFSFLIIRFDYGVKMYDPARDAGQRWIGQKFDVWDEVSHGVFNIGIGYPF